The following are from one region of the Falco biarmicus isolate bFalBia1 chromosome 1, bFalBia1.pri, whole genome shotgun sequence genome:
- the LOC130146539 gene encoding cytochrome c oxidase assembly protein COX11, mitochondrial, whose amino-acid sequence MGLCGAGWARCGALRLRLPGARGPLWALRPPGRAGGWAPPREAGHWAAAGGPAPASAPRGARGLRSSNPFTRRQEEEWRRRNRSALAYIVAAAVGMVGMSYAAVPLYRLYCQATGLGGTTGAGSGAERVASMEPVRHRRLRVTFNADVHASIQWEFRPQQSEIYVVPGETALAFYKAKNPTDKPIIGISTYNVIPFEAGQYFNKIQCFCFEEQRLNPHEEVDMPVFFYIDPEFVEDPKMAKVDLITLSYTFFEAKEGQKLPLPGYQ is encoded by the exons aTGGGGCTGTGCGGGGCGGGCTGGGCGCGCTGCGGGGCGCTGCGGCTGCGGCTgcccggggcgcggggcccgCTCTGGGCGCTGCGGCCGCCGGGCCGTGCGGGCGGGTGGGCGCCGCCGCGGGAGGCTGGGCActgggcggcggcgggggggccggcCCCCGCCTcggccccgcggggggcccgCGGGCTGCGGAGCTCCAACCCCTTCACCCGGCGGCAGGAGGAGGAGTGGCGGCGCCGGAACCGCTCGGCGCTGGCCTACATCGTGGCCGCCGCCGTGGGCATGGTGGGCATGTCCTACGCGGCCGTGCCGCTCTACCGCCTCTACTGCCAG gcCACCGGGCTGGGCGGCACCACGGGCGCCGGGAGCGGCGCGGAGCGAGTCGCTAGCATGGAGCCGGTGCGGCACCGCCGCCTCAGGGTCACCTTCAACGCCGACGTGCACGCCAGCATCCAGTGGGAATTCCGACCCCAGCAGAGTGAAATCTAC GTGGTACCAGGAGAGACCGCACTGGCGTTTTATAAAGCGAAAAATCCTACTGACAAACCAATAATTGGAATCTCTACCTACAACGTCATACCCTTTGAAGCAGGACagtatttcaataaaatacaa tgtttttgttttgaagaacagCGATTAAATCCTCACGAGGAAGTGGACATGCCTGTCTTTTTCTACATTGATCCAGAATTTGTAGAGGACCCTAAGATGGCTAAAGTTGATTTGATCACCCTCTCTTACACTTTTTTTGAAGcaaaggaaggacagaaatTACCACTTCCTGGATATCAGTAA
- the TOM1L1 gene encoding TOM1-like protein 1 isoform X2, which translates to MHICDVINATEEGPKDAVKALKKKLSKNCNHKEIRLTLSLLDMCIENCGPRFQSLVVKKDFCKDKLVKLLNPRYNLPIDMQEKILTFVMTWARGFQGMVDVSEVKEVYLELLKKGVEFPSSDSSRGGPKTSSQPSTKSSPSSANPAKRSLLPLPTGPTLLLTSEQIGKLYSELDMAKMNVRVMSTILKENVPGSENPDDMNLLQKLYKTCRMMQERIMELLVTVENEDVVVELIQVNEDLNNVLLGHERFSRNRVRFLENQRIQRERTELYRKQPSAPSSDLLDLSIDSPSPTSAAVQTDSAVSPSGLNCISAHPEDKNRHHPSIYPQLDLAPATKAQQFPFATETQNTSVSNPAGHSYSNLATLLSPVPLNPVNLQTGHTTSLNGQSLAAASKNKSQSPHYYEIMEFDPLAPTEAVYEEIDDVLKTEVKKNTGC; encoded by the exons ATGCACATCTGCGACGTGATCAACGCGACGGAGGAGGG GCCTAAAGATGCAGTTAAAGCGctgaagaaaaaactttcaaaaaactGTAACCATAAGGAGATCAGGCTTACCTTGTCT ctgcTTGATATGTGTATAGAGAACTGTGGCCCAAGATTCCAGTCTTTAGTTGTGAAGAAAGATTTCTGTAAAGACAAGCTGGTGAAGCTACTGAATCCAAGATACAATCTGCCAATTGACATGCAGGAGAAAATCTTGACCTTTGTCATG ACGTGGGCTCGAGGTTTCCAAGGAATGGTGGATGTGAGCGAAGTAAAAGAAGTTTATCTGGAATTGCTGAAGAAAGGAGTGGAGTTTCCAtcttctgacagcagcagagggggaCCTAAG ACTTCATCTCAGCCTTCTACAAAGTCATCACCATCTTCTGCCAATCCTGCAAAACGTTCTTTGCTGCCTCTTCCCACGGGCCCAACATTATTGTTGACTTCGGAGCAG ATTGGGAAACTATACAGTGAACTGGACATGGCAAAAATGAATGTGAGAGTCATGTCAAcaatattaaaggaaaatgttcctGGCTCTGAAAATCCAGATGATATGAATCTTTTACAG AAACTGTATAAGACCTGTCGGATGATGCAGGAGAGGATCATGGAATTGTTGGTGACAGTGGAGAATGAAGATGTGGTAGTTGAGTTAATACAAGTAAATGAAGATCTGAATAATGTCCTCCTGGGACATGAAAG GTTCTCTCGAAACAGAGTCCGGTTTTTGGAGAATCAGAGAATACAACGTGAACGCACAGAG CTGTACAGGAAACAGCCATCTGCTCCCTCAAGTGATCTGCTTGACCTCTCCATAGATTCTCCATCTCCTACCTCAGCAGCGGTGCAGACCGACTCTGCAGTGTCTCCTTCAGGCCTTA ATTGCATATCTGCACACCCTGAAGATAAAAACAGGCATCATCCATCTATTTATCCACAGCTAGATTTAGCACCTGCTACAAAAGCTCAGCAATTTCC ATTTGCAACTGAAACACAAAACACTAGTGTAAGCAACCCAGCTGGACATTCATATAGCAAT CTGGCAACTCTTTTAAGCCCAGTGCCTCTGAATCCAGTAAATCTGCAGACTGGACATACTACATCATTAAACGGACAGTCACTAGCAG CTGCATCAAAGAACAAGTCACAATCACCTCATTACTACGAAATAATGGAATTTGATCCCTTGGCTCCTACTGA aGCTGTTTATGAAGAAATTGATGATGTGCTGAAGACTGAAGTTAAAAAGAATACAGGATGCTGA
- the TOM1L1 gene encoding TOM1-like protein 1 isoform X1 yields MAFGKTPKDPFGTAVGSLVDRATFGALQTEEWGQFMHICDVINATEEGPKDAVKALKKKLSKNCNHKEIRLTLSLLDMCIENCGPRFQSLVVKKDFCKDKLVKLLNPRYNLPIDMQEKILTFVMTWARGFQGMVDVSEVKEVYLELLKKGVEFPSSDSSRGGPKTSSQPSTKSSPSSANPAKRSLLPLPTGPTLLLTSEQIGKLYSELDMAKMNVRVMSTILKENVPGSENPDDMNLLQKLYKTCRMMQERIMELLVTVENEDVVVELIQVNEDLNNVLLGHERFSRNRVRFLENQRIQRERTELYRKQPSAPSSDLLDLSIDSPSPTSAAVQTDSAVSPSGLNCISAHPEDKNRHHPSIYPQLDLAPATKAQQFPFATETQNTSVSNPAGHSYSNLATLLSPVPLNPVNLQTGHTTSLNGQSLAAASKNKSQSPHYYEIMEFDPLAPTEAVYEEIDDVLKTEVKKNTGC; encoded by the exons ATGGCTTTCGGGAAGACTCCGAAGGACCCTTTCGGCACGGCCGTGGGCAGCCTAGTCG ACCGGGCAACGTTCGGAGCGCTGCAGACGGAGGAGTGGGGACAGTTCATGCACATCTGCGACGTGATCAACGCGACGGAGGAGGG GCCTAAAGATGCAGTTAAAGCGctgaagaaaaaactttcaaaaaactGTAACCATAAGGAGATCAGGCTTACCTTGTCT ctgcTTGATATGTGTATAGAGAACTGTGGCCCAAGATTCCAGTCTTTAGTTGTGAAGAAAGATTTCTGTAAAGACAAGCTGGTGAAGCTACTGAATCCAAGATACAATCTGCCAATTGACATGCAGGAGAAAATCTTGACCTTTGTCATG ACGTGGGCTCGAGGTTTCCAAGGAATGGTGGATGTGAGCGAAGTAAAAGAAGTTTATCTGGAATTGCTGAAGAAAGGAGTGGAGTTTCCAtcttctgacagcagcagagggggaCCTAAG ACTTCATCTCAGCCTTCTACAAAGTCATCACCATCTTCTGCCAATCCTGCAAAACGTTCTTTGCTGCCTCTTCCCACGGGCCCAACATTATTGTTGACTTCGGAGCAG ATTGGGAAACTATACAGTGAACTGGACATGGCAAAAATGAATGTGAGAGTCATGTCAAcaatattaaaggaaaatgttcctGGCTCTGAAAATCCAGATGATATGAATCTTTTACAG AAACTGTATAAGACCTGTCGGATGATGCAGGAGAGGATCATGGAATTGTTGGTGACAGTGGAGAATGAAGATGTGGTAGTTGAGTTAATACAAGTAAATGAAGATCTGAATAATGTCCTCCTGGGACATGAAAG GTTCTCTCGAAACAGAGTCCGGTTTTTGGAGAATCAGAGAATACAACGTGAACGCACAGAG CTGTACAGGAAACAGCCATCTGCTCCCTCAAGTGATCTGCTTGACCTCTCCATAGATTCTCCATCTCCTACCTCAGCAGCGGTGCAGACCGACTCTGCAGTGTCTCCTTCAGGCCTTA ATTGCATATCTGCACACCCTGAAGATAAAAACAGGCATCATCCATCTATTTATCCACAGCTAGATTTAGCACCTGCTACAAAAGCTCAGCAATTTCC ATTTGCAACTGAAACACAAAACACTAGTGTAAGCAACCCAGCTGGACATTCATATAGCAAT CTGGCAACTCTTTTAAGCCCAGTGCCTCTGAATCCAGTAAATCTGCAGACTGGACATACTACATCATTAAACGGACAGTCACTAGCAG CTGCATCAAAGAACAAGTCACAATCACCTCATTACTACGAAATAATGGAATTTGATCCCTTGGCTCCTACTGA aGCTGTTTATGAAGAAATTGATGATGTGCTGAAGACTGAAGTTAAAAAGAATACAGGATGCTGA